Genomic DNA from Edaphobacter lichenicola:
CAGAGAGAACAAGAAAAGTTCCGCGCAGTTCCTCGTCCATCTCGGCATGACCGGCCGCCTGCTCGTCTCAACGCCCGACACGCCGATTCCACCCCACACCCACGCCATCCTGACCCTGAGCACCGGAAAAGAGCTTCGCTTCGTCGATGCCCGCCGCTTCGGCCGGTTGTCCGTGGTCGAAGCCGCCACTCCCGAAGAAAGATACGCCGGACCAGGTGCCGAACCCCTCACCATTGGGCTTGAAGACTTCATCGCGCTCTTTCGTGGCCGTAAGACCCCGATCAAAGCCGCGCTGCTGAACCAGTCGCTTCTCCACGGCGTCGGCAATATCTACGCCGACGAGAGCCTCTTCCATGCCGGCATTCGCCCCACACGCCACGCCGGACGCCTCACCCGTGCCGAACTGACGCGTCTTCACGCAGCGCTGATCAAGGTACTCACCGAGGCGATCAAGCTGGGCGGGTCGTCCGTCTCAGATTACGTCGACGCCGACGGAGTCGCAGGCTTCTTCCAGCTGCACCACCACGCCTACTCGCGCACCGGCCAGCCGTGCCTTCTCTGCGGTACGCCTATCAAGCGCTTCGTCATCGGTGGCCGCAGCACACACTTCTGCCCCACCTGCCAAAGATAGCGTTCGGTCGAATTTAACACCACGGATTCCACGGGCTAAGCCCGAAGCCGCCGCGTTTTATCGAGCGGCGGCCAGCTCCGCCGAGACAGCAGCGCCGATCACCCTCACCTCAGGCGTATCGTCGACGATCTCCAGCGAGTACCCCTGCAGCGGACTCATCTTCACCATCTGCTGTAGATAATCCTTCACCATGGACATATCGAGAAACCGCGTGTTGAACCCCGCGATGAAGATCTTCCCCGGCCCAGCCATATGAATCGTAGTCGCCGACGCTGCGGCCAGAGCCTTGTGCCAGAGCCGTTTGAAGTCCAGGCAGCGAGCATCGCCCTGTTTGGCCGCCTCGAAGACCTCCTCCGGCTCCATGTCGAGGAAGCGCAGGCGCATCGCACGATGTCCCATGATCCCTTCCATATGCCCGCGCCCGCCGCATCCGCAGAAGCGCTCTTTCTCATCGAGCGTCACCACCGTGTGGCCGCCCTCCCACACGCCGGGAGCGAAGGGATACCGCCCATAGCCGATTCCGACCCCCAGCGTCCAGACCCGGATCATGCTGTCCAGCTTGCCGTGCATCGAAGCCAGCCCCGCAGCCATTCCATCGGCATCATTCACCGCCGTCACCGAAACGTTGAGTCCATGGTTGCGCATCTGCGCAATCAGCAGCTCCTGAATCTTCGCGCCCTTGAGCTGCGGCAGGTTTGGCGCCTCTGCGACCACGCCATCCTTCACCAAACCGGGTAAAGCCACGCCAACCGCCGTGAAATCCTTCGCCCCATCGGCTGCAAGGAGCACCTGATTTGCGATCGTCTCCACCAGAGCTTCGGTGTGCTGCTCCACCAACGCATCTTCGTCGTCGTGATCTTCAGGAAAACGTCGTACCGGTCCTACAAGCTTGTGATCCACGACCAAGCCGGCCGAGATCCGCTCCGAAAGTATTACCCCAATTGTCTTTGCCATTACGCTGTCCGCCTCGTCCTCGGGTGCCGCGTTTCTACTCAAATTTGCTGACGCGGTTCAACCCGTTGAAAGCCGCAACTTTATAACATTCTGCGAGAGTTGGATAGTTGAAGACCGTATCCACGAAATAATCCAGTGTTCCGCCCAGTGCCATCACCGCCTGGCCGATGTGCAGCAGCTCACTCGCACCCTCGCCGATGATGTGAACGCCGAGGATTAGGTGGTTCATCCGGTGGAAGATGATCTTGAGCCGGCCCGTCGTATCGCCGCGAATCTGGCCGCGCGCAATCTCGCGGTAGTAGGCCACGCCAACCTCGTACGGCACATCCTCCTCGGTCAGCTGCTCTTCAGTCTTGCCGATAAAGCTGATCTCCGGAATCGTATAAATTCCATACGGGTAAAGCCCCGGATTCGACAGAATCTTCTCGTCTCCAAACGCCCGTGCTGCAGCCACGCGACCCTGCTCCATCGACACCGATGCCAGAGACGGGAATCCGATCACATCGCCCACGGCAAAGATCGTCGGAACCTTGGTTCTGAAATCCTTATCCACCGGGATGCGCCCGCGCGAGTCGGACTCGATGCCCACCGCAGCCAGGTTCAACTCGTCCACATTGCCTTGGCGGCCGACTGCATACAGCAGAGCATCGCCCTGAACCTTCTTCTTGCTCTCGAGATTCGCCACGACGGTTCCGTCCGGCATCTCTTCGACCGACTCCACCTCTTCGTTCAGCCGCATCGTCACCCGCGAGTCTCGCAGATGGTAGCTCAGCGCCTCGATGATCTCCTGGTCGGCAAACTCCAGCAGCCGCGGCCTTCGCTCAATCAGCGTCACCCGCACTCCGAGGGCTGAGAACATACAGGTGTACTCCACCCCGATCACACCGCCGCCCACGATGATCATCGTCTTCGGCAGGTTCACCAATTCCAGCACTAGGTCCGAGTTGATGATACTGCGCCCGTTGATCGGCACCTTCGGCGAAGACGCCGGCTTGGTTCCGGTTCCGATCAGGATGTTGTTCGCCTCATACACCGTCGAGCCGCGCGAGTTCGTCACCTTCACATGCGTCGCATCTTCAAAGCTCGCCACCCCAACCAGCATCTCGATGTTGTTCCGCGAAAGCTGCGCCTCGGTCACGTCGATCTCGGTCTTGATCACGTGCTGGACCCGGAACGCCAGGTCCGCCATCGTGATCCGTTCCTTCACCCGGTAGTTCATCCCATAGATGGACTTGTAGTTGTATCCGGAGAGGTGAAGGACCGCCTCGCGCATGGTCTTCGAAGGAATCGTACCGGTGCTGATGCAGGCCCCGCCGACCACCTCGCGCATCTCCACCAGTGCGACCTTCTTGCCCAGCTTGGAAGCGTAAATTGCAGCTCGCTGCCCGGCCGGCCCGGACCCGATGACAATCAGATCGTAAACACTACTACTCATATTGGCACATACTCATGGACATCCACTCCGACGTCTTGGCGGCTCTTGTCCCGTTATCGGCCCCTCGAGTGGCGATCGTGAGGGGCCAGTTGCTTGACTGTGTGCGTGTTCGCCTTACTGCCTTGAAACTACCACACCAACATCACAGACTCCACTTAGTGGCCTTGGCACCATACACTGATTTCACCATGCTTCGCTACGCCATCACCAGCCGCGCGCTCTACCCCGGCAGCGAGCAGGAAAAACAAGCCGCCCTCCTCCGCGAGGCCTCCCGATGGATCGCCGACGGCATCGACTTCATCCAGCTAAGAGAAAAAGACCTTCCCGCAGCCACGCTCGCGAACCTCGCCCGAAACCTGCTTGAGAATATAGCCCTGACCGCCAGCCCGACGCGACTCCTGATAAACTCTCGCCCCGACATCGCCTTGGCCACCGGTGCCCACGGTGTCCATCTCACCGCCTCGCCCGACGAGCTCTCCCCCGCCCAGATCCGCGACCTCTTCCACTCCGCCGGACGTCCCAAACCCCTGATCACCCTCTCCTGCCACAGCCTCGCCGAGGTCCAGCGCGCCCGCCGCGAACAGGTAGACGCCATCGTCTTCGCCCCCGTCTTCGAGAAGCCCCTCGCCGACGGCCAGAAACTCCCCGGCCAGGGTCTCGACCAGCTACGCGCTGCCTGCATCGCCGCTGCCCCCATCCCGATCTTCGCGCTCGGCGGAGTCACCATCGAGAACGCGTCCGAATGCCTTGAGGCAGGCGCAGCCGGAGTCGCCGGAATCCGCCTCTTTCATCGCTCTTAGAAACTATCCAGAAGATGTCCCGCCTGACCGCTGAAACCCTCATGCCATAATTTAGGCTATCCGAAGAACCAGCCCAAATCCTGTCAAGCCCCCTACACACGAAAACCCGCGCCAATCCAGCACAATCGCGTGGCGTATGAGTTATCTCCAGCCCGCTATAATAACTACAGATCAGAGAAAAAGCCTCGGGGAGTTTACCGAGGCCTTTTTATTTGCAATCAGCAACTCCCGCTAACTCGTTTGGTTTCAAGAATCTGCAAGTAACCCTTTTGATTTGACGTATTTGCAGACACTGCATCCGTCTAAACCATTAATAATAAAAGACTTACACGCGGGTAATAGGGGGGGGGGTAGATGGCAGTCCGGAGAACGAAACTAGGAAGGAAGCAGCGCCGCTTCAATGCCGGAGTTCACCTCGGCCTGGGCGAACTCCGCGGCCACACGCACGCCGTTCATGATCGCCTTCTCATTCGACGACCCATGGCCTACGATGCAAACACCCCGCACGCCCAACAGCACCGCACCGCCGTACTCCGAGTAATCCAGTCTCTTCTTGAACTCGGCAAAGGCCCGGCGCGACAGCAGCGCCCCAACCTGAGAGGTCACCGTGGACTTCAACGACTCGCGCAACGACGCACTCAGCAACTGGGCCGTCCCCTCAATCGACTTCAGCGCCACATTCCCCACAAAACCGTCGCACACCGCCACATCGCTGTGCCCGTTGAACAGGTCGCGACCCTCCACGTTCCCCTTGAAGTTGATCCCCTTCAAAGCGCGCAGCAGCGGCAGAGTATCACGAGTCAGAGCGTTGCCCTTCGAATCCTCCTCTCCAATCGAGAGAAGGCCAACGCGAGGGTTGTTGATCCTCAGGATGTTCTTGGCATACATGTGGCCCATCACGGCAAACTGGACCAGATTGTCCGGATCGCAGTCGACATTCGCCCCAACGTCCAGCAGCAACGAGGGAATGCGATGGACGGTCGGCAGAATCTGGGCCAGCGCAGGCCGGTCGACACCGGAAAGCATCCCCAGAACCATCTTGGCGGTAGCCATCGCCGCGCCGGTGTTGCCTGCGGTAAAGAACCCCGAGGCACGACCCTCGCGGACCATCTTCAGGCCCACCCGCATGGTCGAATCGCGCTTGGAGCGGACCGCCTGAGCGGCCTTGTCGTCCATCGTGATCCACTCGGTGGCAGGCACGATGAACACCGGAAGACGCTGTCCACGCAGCGCCTGCCGCAGAATCGGACGAAGCCTGTCCTCCGGGCCAACCAGGTGGACGCGAACGTCATACTGGCGCACAGCAAGGACGGCCCCGCGAACCTCTGGTTCGGGGGCCTTGTCGGAACCCATTGCGTCTACAACGATGTCAGTCGGCATCAGCAGGGAAGAGCAGGGTTTGAGGGGAAGATATTAGCTGGCTTCTTTGGTCACGAGAACGTCGCGGCCCTTGTACGTACCGCACTTGCGGCAGGCACGATGGGGAAGCTTGCGCTCGTGGCAGTTGGGGCACTCGGAGAGGCCGGTGGGGGTCAAAAAGTCGTGGCTGCGGCGCTTGGCAGTCCGTTGCTTGGAGTGGCGCCGTTTCGGATTAGGCATTGCAGTATCCCTTTCAATCGGCCGCGGCAATCACGCAAAAAACACGCAGTCGACGAGGCAAAAACTTGATTAGTGCTTCAGCTCGAGCTTGTCGGTCAGAGTCCCCAGACCCGCAAGCGCATTCCAACGCGGATCAGCCGGAGCCTCCTCGCAGGAGCATTTCGCTTGATTCAGGTTCTGACCACAGCGCGGGCAAAGCCCCTTGCAGTCTGCCGTACAGAGGGTACGACTCGGCAGGGAGAGTAACACCTGCTCGCGCACCACATCCTCCAGCAAAAGACCGCTCTCTTGATAATACCCGATTTCGGTCTCATCCGCAGTAATAGAACGCTCCCCGGCATCCGCATCGGCGGATTCGGGACGAAAGATGAGGTCGAAATCGCCCGTAAGCGGCACCTTGACCGGGTCGACGCACCGCGCACAGAGAATCTCGAAGTCCGCACTGTAGTTCGCCCGCAGCCGGATATCGTTCACATGCGAGCTGGAGCTGCGGTGCTCAATCAACAGGTCTGCGACGCCGTTGACGGGCAGCGGCCCGACCTGCCGGATATCGGAGGCATAGTCCAACGCCCCTGGAGCGATGACTTCATTGAATTCAAGGGGTTCGTCTACGAGTTGGAGCGGAGTAATCAGCACATCGTTAAGGGTAGCAGGTTCCAGCCACAGATCAAGTCCTGCCGGACGGGCCCACTGCGCGTGGGGCGGTCACTTCGCGACGCGTATACCGCTTCGCCCCGGCGCTCCCGTTGGTCGCGAGGGAAGATTGATTCCGACCAACGGGAGGACCACGCGAAGCTCTAAAAAGGCGTGCGAACGCCCGCCCTCCGCGCAGGAGGCCCGTCCGGCAGGACAGAAGCTTCTAAGCAGCCCGTCGCCGACGCCCGCTCAGCAGATAAATCGCCGCCCTCAGCTCCAACAACGGATCGTCCGATGGCTCGATCCCCCCCACCCGCGGAATCGGATCGAAGATGATCTGCTGCTGCTCCTGCGCGTTATCGGCTACCAGCGCCGTCAAAGCGAAGCTGCCGAGTTCAACAACTTTTCGATCTTCCGGCCAATGATTGGTCGCGTCGTCCACCACATCGCCATCGTTCGCAAGCTGCACCAGGATCTTGAACTTGATTGGCCCTTTCGCAACACGCTCCGCGATCTCATCCATCAGGTAGTTCGGGTCCTTAGCAGCAGCCGCAGCATCATCCAGATGATCGTTCCCAGCCTCAGGAACGATCCGATAGCGTCCAAACCAACTGACTCCATCCTTATTGGTGAACTTCATCGCGGTTACACCAAAGTAGCTCTCGCGAGCAAAGCTCGAAGGCGCAGGCTTCGGCGCCTGAACGAACGCAAGCGCCTTCGGATGCGAACCAAGAAACGCCTCAAGCGGAGAACCTGCCAAATTCTTAGGGTCACTCGTCGCAAGAGCCTTCAGTAACTCCAGAAACTCCGGCCCTGTTCTCGTCGGAAAGCCATCCGTCGAATGACAGACGATATCGGTGTGAACGTGTTCCGCAAGGTTGAACCGAATCGCGAGTCCTCGGGGATTTGCATTCGGATCGTTATCAGGCACCAGCGGAATGCCTGTCGAGTCGGAGAATCGCACCGTCACTGGAGTCGACTGCCGCGAGATGTGCGGCGCTTTCGTAAGTGTGGCCGCCTCAGCAGAAGGCGTAAACGTCCCAGTCAGCATTATGCCCTTGGCATGGGCGGGTCGAAAGCCCGGGTTCAATCCGAAGATTGTGTCGAACTGCTGCAGCAGTTGCTGGCTCAATGCGATTATCTTTTCGTCGGTAGGAAGCGGCATCGTTATTTCTCCTCATCACAATCTACTGGACTCTGATTCAACCAAAGTTACAACCGACTCTTTCCTCTGCTAATTGCTCGCGCAAGAGTACACAGGTCTACCGCTGTGGAACGAAGAAAAAGTTCGCATCTTTACCAACCCCTTGCTACGTCCAATACCGATGAGCAAGAAGTGGCAAGCATCAGACATTCCATCGCTCGCAGACAAGCGGGTTCTGATCACCGGAGCGAACAGCGGTATCGGCTATCATGCCGCTCTAAAACTCGCCCGCAAGGGTGCTCACGTCATCTTTGCCTGCCGCGATCAGAGACGAGGCGAAGCAGCCCTGGCCCGTATGGAAGCCGATTCGCCGGGCTTGCGCACCGAACTGGCAATTCTTGACCTCGCTTCTCTCTCTTCCATCCAGCATTTTGCGGCCGCGGAGCTCGCGCAACATCGTCCGCTGCACCTGCTTATCAACAACGCCGGCGTCATGGCTCCGCCCCGTCGTATGGAGACAGCCGATGGCTTCGAGCTGCAATTCGGCACTAACGTTTTAGGCCACTTCGCTCTTACCGGACTTCTTATGCCCGCGCTTCAGGAGGCTGCCGCTGTATCTTCTGCCGATGCTGCCGGAAGACCTCGGGTAGTGACCATTGCGTCGATTGCGCACAAGCGAGGACGCATAAACTTCGACGATTTAAACTCAAAGCGAAAATACTCTCCTATGGGCGCTTATCAACAATCAAAGCTCGCTAATCTCCTGATCGCCTTCGAGCTGGACCGTCGCCTGCGAGCTGCGAACTCACCCATCATGAGCGTCGCGGTGCACCCTGGTGTTGCGAATACAAACCTCTTCCAGTCGGGCGAATACTCGGCAGCTGAAAAGAGCTTCCGCATGATCCTGGGTCATGTTATTGGCATTGCTCTCAACACAGACTCCGAAGGGGCTCTCCCAACGCTCTATGCTTCAACAGCTCTTGATGCAAGGGACGGTGGATACTATGGTCCACAAGGCTTTCAGGAGATGCGTGGTGATGAAGTAGGACCAGCAAAGATAGCTGCACAAGCGAACGACGCCGCCGCTGCAATTCGCCTGTGGCAAGTCTGCGAAGAAATGACAGGACTTAAATTCTTTAGAGCTGTAGTCGATGTCGCCTCGTGATCCTGATAAGGATCTCGACAATTGCACGCTGACGCGGTCTCGCTCGAGCGAACTACTCAGCGACTCACTTCGATACGGTTATGGACAGTATCGCTCCACGTAATGGATCCACAGTTAGATCTACACTGGCGTAGTGTCAAGAATGCCGCAAAAACGGCAACTAGCGCATTTTTTACAAATACAACAGCGGTCTTCAGAACTTCAATTCCGGAAAGCTGATTTTTACCATCGAAGAAACTCACGCGGACCTGAGTTCGGTCCGCGTGAGTCGGATGCGACATTGCTGCTACTGAACCACAAGGGCCAACTTTTGAGAGACTGTCGTGTTCCCGGCTGCGGCCGTGACGGTTAACGCATAGGTACCAGGGGGTCACTGCAGGACTTACAGGTTGCGAACTTTCTTTGGAACCACCTCTACAAGCAGTGAGAGTGATCAGTAGTGCACTCGCTGCACAGAGCATCTGGATTTTAGAGGAGTTCCACTTGCGGGCGGGGAGACGCTTGCGCACGAGCAGGAATATTGGCGCGGTGAAGAGTGAAAACAGACCGAGACCGGCCACGATGGTATCTGATAGGCCGTCTGAACTGAGGTAGAGATTGTCACAGCGAAGTTAGCCGAACCTCCTCTTGGCAGGGTCACAGTTGATGGAACGATTAAACATGACGCATTTTGTGGAGCGCCGGAACAGGTGAGCGCGACCGTACCACTAAATCCGGGGGTGCCCGAAAGAGAAAGATTGTAAGTCGCGGCCTGTCCACTCGCTACCGTAGTAGTTGTGGCGCCTCCCGTGCCAACGCCAATTGTCAACGGCTGTACTCCAGTGCCACTCAAGGCGACTGTTTGGGGGCTGCCCGTTGCGTTGTCACTCACCGTGAGCGTGCCGTTGCGTTGTCCTATGACGGTGGGAGTGAAAACGATCAAAACCTGGCATGTGGCGTTTACCGCCGGCGTCCTCCGCAGGTATTCGTCTGTGAAAAGTCCCCGCTTGCCACAACGCCGGAAATACTCAAGACTGCTGTTCCAGTGTTGGTCAGAGTGATCGCCTGAGCAGAACTGGACGTTCCCAGAGCGATGTTGCCAAAATCCACCGACGTAGCTGAAGAGGTAAATTGAGGGATCGCTGCCATGATGGTGAAGACCTGAGTAGAGGAGGTCCCACCACCAGGCGCTGGATTCGTCACCGTGACTTGAGCGGTCCCGCTTTGGGCTAAATCGGAAGCGGGTACCAACGCGGCGAGTTGGGTGCTGCTTACATACGTCACCGCCAGCATGCCTGTCACAAGCTCCGCCATCTCACCTGATGGAAAATACCTCGCATTCACCGACAAATCCGGAATGTATTTGCGGCAGGTCGAAGGTGGAGAAACGCATAAGCTCTCGTTTCCAGAAGACTCCCCCCTTGCTCATATCGAAGGCTGGTTTCCGGACAGCGTGCATCTTGTTGTCTCCTCTTGCACCGAAGGCACAAGAAATACAAGTAGCCTCTGGCGAGTATCCACGATGGGTGGAACGCCGATAAAACTGAATGGCGCTGGCTCATTTGCCCGGGTTTCTCCGGACGGTTCACAGATAGCTTTCCTTCAAGCCGGGCTCGGTCGAAGTGAACTGTGGTTGATGAGTTCAGACGGCGAAGCGCCTCACAAAATCGTCGGCGCTGACGAATCCGACGAGCAATACCTAAGTCCTGTTGCCTGGTCGCCAGACAGCAGGCGAGTCGCGTACGTCAGGAGAACCATTCATCTGTGGGGTAGAGACACTGCAACGATCGAGATCTTTGATCTTGCAAGCGGACGAACAGATCGCTTGATCTCGAATCCGGCCCTCGGCCAATTGCTTGCCTGGCCCCAGGAGAAGTCGCTGATTTACACGCGCAGTGAAGATGCGCCCAATGAAAAATACTCCAATCTCTGGCGCACACAACCAGACTCGCAGGGTTCGGGGACGTGCGGATATCAACCTCTCGCCGAGTTGGACAGTGTCAACGGGCTCGGGTTTCTCTTACTCATTCGGCGGCGTTCCAGCCTATTGCCCGGTCATACTTCTGGACTACTCGGGAACACTTCTCTGCGAGCAATACAGTCAGGTTTACACCCAGGAAAACTACAGTAATGATGTCGGCGTTCGTGGCAAGTTCAGGACTGGTTCTCTCACTCATTCTGTTGTCGCCGGATGGAACCGTATGCAGCAAACAGGAAGCTACCAAGAAACCAATGACCTCGGTCCATCCCAACCTTACAATCTCTACACGCAATATCGCCCGAATGCTCGTAACATCATTCTTCCCGAATCGCCGCCTATAGTCTTGAGAGACAACCATAGCACCAAGGGTTGGTATCTCGGCGATACCATCGGCATGGTACGTGACAAACTGTTAGTGACAGGTGGCTTCCGCAGATCGACTGTCAGGCTGCAAGACAATTTTCTCGATAACATGCCGTCACCAAGTCTCTATCTTAAGAGTGCGTTCACCCATGCGGCTGCGTCGCTGTTTCAGGTAACACCCGAATATTTCGCTCTATGGCAATTTCATCCAGGCGCTGGAGCCTGGAGCCGTTGCTCCTCCCGAGACAAAGAATGCCGGGCAGGTATTTCCGCCAGCCATCAGCAATCAGGTTGAAGCAGGACGAAAGTTCATTTTGGCAGATGGGCTGGAACGATCGCCTTTTACCGCATCAGCGAAGCCTACGGCGTGGTGAGCGCCGTTACCGATCGCCAACTTTCACACAGAATGGGCGCGAGGTAGATGAAGGGATAGAGATCAGTTTTACGGGAGATGTCGTTCCCAGCCTTCACGCGATACTCTCCGTGAGCTTCATCAACTCCAGGCAGCGCTCTACTGGCATTCCGGATACGGAGGGGAAAAGTGTCTCTTCAGTGCCGAGCGCAGCGGAGCGCGTCAGACTTGAGTTGGGAGGTTTTTCACGTCAAAAACCTGATGCTCATTTGCAACTTGATTCAAAACGGGTCCGCCCCATTCGATGACATCAACAGCTATCACATGCCCTCGTGGACAACGCTGGATTTGGGAGCACGGTACGTATTCGGTCGCGAAAAGACGATGGCGATCCTGGCAGGTAACAAACGTCTCCGACAGTAAGTTTTGGACCTCAGGTTTTCGGGCGGACTCACTCCCTCTGGCCACCTGCGGTAAATCTTACGATCTCGAAGGTTCTAACTATCATCTTCTGGATTCCAGATGAGCCACGTGCAATGTATCCACTCGGCCGAGAACCAGCTTATTGGACAAGTTTGATTGTTGCCAATTTGACTCGTTACGGCCTTCTCAATGAGCGCATAATCGCCGAGGCACTCACCGATAGGCTTTCCTCCAACGCGAACGCAACGAGAGTCGCTCGTGTAGAGTTCGAAATAGAAAGAATGGGTTCTACTGTAAGCTGCTCAAAACAGAGGGGCAAATGAATGGTCGGCCCTTGTAGACGATTTTCGAACTTTTTAGCTTCCACACCCTAACATTCCCGGACCTACTATCGCCAAAGGAGGGACAACCGAGCTTTCGGTTGTCCCTCTCGCTTGGGTCGCTTTCTTTATTGGATGGTAACGGTGAGATTGTTGGAATTCCCGGAGCCCGGGTTCTGACTAGCGAGAGTGATAGTTTGTGCGCTGGCGAGATCGGCTGCCGCGATCGCCACCTGCAGATGCGCATTGTCAACAAACGTGGTGGTTCGCGGAGATCCATTCCAAAGCACCGTTGCCCCGGGCAGGAAGCCGGTTCCTGTAACGGTGATGTAAAGATTGCCGCTGCCCACTGCTATCGTCGAGTGATCAGTGCTGCTGAGTGTCGGTGCAGGGTTGCTTGTCGCTTCTGCAGGAACCACGAACGGCCCACGCATCAGAAAGATCTGCGGCGTGTTCGAGGTTTGCGTACTCGGAATCACATAAGCCAGTCCATCCTGCCCAAAGCGGATCCCTGGCAGAGCCGAGACGGTGCCCCCGGGCAGTTGTATCTGCTGCTCCTGCGTGAAGTGCTGAGTATCAAACCGCTCCAGGTAATAGGCAGCTGTACCCGCGTCGTTGACGCCGATAACGAAGGCCTTGGACTCAGCCTGATAGGGCACGACCCCGCCTCCGACGAGACTGATCGAGGACTCACCATTTCCCAGAGGTAGAACGGCCACCTGGGAAGGTGGTGTTGTGCTGGGATTGACAATGCCTCCGGCCGATCCAAAGACCAGGCCGCCGTCTACTGCAAACTGGCCCCCAAAGCCGCCAAAGCCATTCAGTGTAGTGCCATCGATCAGCGATACCCCGGTTGAATCGACGCTGTATCGATAAAACTCTGCGCCACTGGTGTAGCTATCGTAGGCATAGAAGTGGGTGGCGTCCACGAAGACCGGATTATCGCCGCTGTAGGGTTGGGAGATCTTGCTGCGGAAGGCACCCGTACTGCCGGAGATATCGTAGATGCCAATACCGTAGAACGAGTTGAACTCGACGGCCACGCTCGAATCCGTGCCAGGCACTGCAGCAATGCTCGTCGCAGCGACGTCACCACTGTTACCAAACTCCGTGGAGAGAATAGGAACTGTAACATCCATGGTTTGATTAAGGAGATTGAACCGACCCAGACTCTTGGCTCCGCTAAGACCGATGAAGAGGTACTTGCCATCGCTGGTCTCAGAGAGCAGGTTCGGCTCACTGCCTACCTGAATCGTAGTCCCTACGCTCCCAGTAGTTGGGTCGATGGCAACCAGACTGTTGCCTGTGATGGCGGTCGAGGAACTTGGCAGAACAGCATAGATCTTTCGCGTGAAAGGATCGAAGCTGATGACGTTTGCAGGGACATTCAGCAGTTGGTAAATATGCAGAGGGAGGCCGGCGGACTGTCCTCCACCAGGCGTGGGGGTAGTGACCGAGACCTGCGCCCAGCCGAGGTTCTGGATCAGCGAGGAGTCAACCATGGCGGTCATCTGACCCGCGCTGACAAAAGTCGTAGGCAGCGTTTGCCCATTCCATAAAATGCTGGAGCCGGAGGTGAAGCCAGTACCGTCGACAGTCAACGTTGTCGTTGAACTGCCTGCCTGAATCAAAGACGGCGAAATCTGTGTGACGTTGGGCGCCGCGTTGAATACGTTACCAGTCACCATAGTG
This window encodes:
- a CDS encoding oxidoreductase — encoded protein: MSKKWQASDIPSLADKRVLITGANSGIGYHAALKLARKGAHVIFACRDQRRGEAALARMEADSPGLRTELAILDLASLSSIQHFAAAELAQHRPLHLLINNAGVMAPPRRMETADGFELQFGTNVLGHFALTGLLMPALQEAAAVSSADAAGRPRVVTIASIAHKRGRINFDDLNSKRKYSPMGAYQQSKLANLLIAFELDRRLRAANSPIMSVAVHPGVANTNLFQSGEYSAAEKSFRMILGHVIGIALNTDSEGALPTLYASTALDARDGGYYGPQGFQEMRGDEVGPAKIAAQANDAAAAIRLWQVCEEMTGLKFFRAVVDVAS
- a CDS encoding TonB-dependent receptor, with the translated sequence MKNTPISGAHNQTRRVRGRADINLSPSWTVSTGSGFSYSFGGVPAYCPVILLDYSGTLLCEQYSQVYTQENYSNDVGVRGKFRTGSLTHSVVAGWNRMQQTGSYQETNDLGPSQPYNLYTQYRPNARNIILPESPPIVLRDNHSTKGWYLGDTIGMVRDKLLVTGGFRRSTVRLQDNFLDNMPSPSLYLKSAFTHAAASLFQVTPEYFALWQFHPGAGAWSRCSSRDKECRAGISASHQQSG